From a single Erpetoichthys calabaricus chromosome 1, fErpCal1.3, whole genome shotgun sequence genomic region:
- the LOC114651186 gene encoding TNF receptor-associated factor 3-like: protein MVALVTGLLPVDLSSSSGLLCCSCGFLLIRPKQTVCGHRYCESCAASLFLESETGKCRVCEEKILKSQVFFDKAAENDISKTDIICPNSSRGCSWKGKLKAYLTSHDKECKYGLEPCSNANFGCEFTGTQKELVQHESQHCAWRMVYCNLCSTLVAYSLLQEHILNCPQNKALFVEILKPRSTASEVNPKSETCDKDKGCCPFEKVGCSEKPKSMVDHLLTSYPDHLLQVLSAISNLECRLNRGEEINTAFKKLVMGKLVTVNSLITSHKELDGEENIPKYTDQHHEENQTLKKLISVLSEDLSTCSRAVEELQKRCLAYEKTIVELQSRTQHPSSPLASDNGILIWKIEGFSACVKTSLSQSRSTPYSLYSPAFLSHPFGYKLCCRLYPGGDGMGKGTHVSLFLSVMKGDFDDILPWPFKQKVTFILLDQSGAGQHVKETFIPDPLSGSFQKPKTSINVASGCPQFIKHSVLFSPQSQYLKNDVLYLKAIIDKNGIML from the exons ATGGTTGCTCTGGTCACTGGATTATTACCTGTGGATCTATCTTCTTCATCGGGTTTGCTATGCTGCTCGTGTGGCTTCCTTCTAATTCGGCCAAAACAGACAGTTTGTGGACACCGATACTGCGAGTCATGTGCGGCTTCGTTATTTCT ggaATCAGAAACTGGCAAATGTCGTGTGTGTGAAGAGAAGATTCTGAAATCACAG gTGTTCTTTGATAAAGCAGCCGAGAATGACATCTCCAAAACAGACATTATATGCCCTAATAGTTCACGTGGCTGCAGCTGGAAGGGGAAGTTAAAAGCCTACCTG accTCTCACGACAAAGAATGCAAGTATGGCCTAGAGCCCTGCTCAAATGCCAATTTCGGCTGTGAGTTTACTGGCACCCAAAAGGAACTTGTGCAGCATGAGAGTCAGCACTGTGCCTGGAGGATGGTTTACTGCAACCTTTGCAGCACTTTAGTGGCCTACAGCCTTCTGCAG GAACACATCCTAAACTGCccacagaacaaagcattgttTGTTGAAATACTAAAACCTCGGAGTACAGCCTCAGAG GTAAACCCGAAGAGTGAAACTTGTGACAAAGATAAAGGATGCTGTCCTTTTGAAAAAGTTGGATGTTCTGAAAAG cccaAATCTATGGTTGATCATTTACTCACCAGCTATCCTGACCACCTCTTGCAAGTCCTCTCTGCAATCTCCAACTTGGAATGTCGCTTGAACCGAGGTGAAGAAATCAACACTGCTTTCAAAAAATTAGTCATGGGCAAGCTGGTGACTGTTAACAGCCTGATTACATCTCATAAGGAGCTGGATGGGGAGGAAAATATACCAAAGTATACAGACCAACACCATGAGGAAAACCAGACACTGAAGAAGCTCATCTCTGTGTTGAGTGAAGACCTTTCTACCTGTAGTCGAGCAGTGGAAGAACTCCAGAAGAGGTGTCTGGCCTATGAGAAGACCATTGTTGAGCTTCAAAGTCGCACACAACATCCCTCGAGCCCCCTTGCCTCAGATAATGGTATTCTGATTTGGAAAATTGAGGGATTTTCAGCATGTGTTAAGACCTCTTTGTCCCAGAGTAGGAGCACTCCTTATTCTCTCTATTCCCCCGCTTTTCTCTCCCACCCATTTGGCTACAAGCTGTGTTGCAGACTCTACCCTGGTGGTGATGGCATGGGTAAAGGCACCCATGTGTCACTTTTCCTCTCAGTTATGAAAGGAGACTTTGATGACATACTGCCTTGGCCATTCAAGCAGAAGGTCACTTTCATACTGTTGGATCAGTCAGGTGCTGGTCAACATGTGAAAGAGACATTCATACCAGACCCTCTAAGTGGATCATTCCAAAAGCCAAAAACCTCAATAAATGTGGCAAGTGGATGTCCACAGTTCATCAAGCATTCAGTGCTGTTCAGTCCACAGAGTCAATACCTCAAAAATGACGTTCTGTACCTGAAAGCTATAATCGATAAAAACGGAATTATGCTGTAG